GGACTGGGTTTCCACCAGTCCTCCCCATAGTCAAGAGAGTCATCAGATGTCACAGCACAAAAACTGCCACTGCTGCTGCCTTTCAGGTTTGTTTGTCATAACCTGGAGAGGTCCTTCTCTCTCACTGTTGGTGTTGACCCAACCATCCCATGGCACCAGGCTGCTCTGGTATGCCTGGGGGAGGCCCCTGGTGCCCCAGCATCACAACTGTTTTGTATGGCCCCAGCAGAGCTGGTTTGCTCCCTTAGACTCTTAAAAACCTCGGGGTTGCATTTCTTAAACTCTCTCCATTTAAGAGACCCCTCTTCTCTTAGACCTAGGACCACTTCAACTTGGAGCTGTGTCCAGAGACAACTTTTATAATACCATATGGCATCACTCCCAAAATTGTTATTCCACTCAGTCCTCCAATATGGTACCAGGATTAAGCTGATGTATCCCAACATCCCTCCTCACCACTATTACACTCTCAGGGAAGTATTCCCAGCATTGCTTCTTCATGCCTACCATCCCAAGCTCTCCCTGGCATGTTTGAACAGGGTTAGAGTCCCTCTCTGGGCATCCCTCTTGGAGATCCTCATCCAGCTTGGATTGATGGCACCTTCAGAGTCCTGGAAAGTAGCTCTTCCTTATATCATGCTCCCCCCAACGGTTGGCAGGCCTCCCTCTCTGATACTCTGATATAACAAGGAAAAGGGAGAAGGCTCAGGGAGGCCAGCCACTCTCCAGTTCTTGAAATGAGCAGGAGTTCTGCCATTTACAAGGCATGGTTTGCCTTTTAGCTTCTGAGTGATATTCCAAGAGTGGATTGTAATCTATAAAGCACTGCTTTGTGGAGGAGCAGACTGCTCTGAGAATCAATCACCTGGCTCCATATTCAGCAGTCTGGTGGTTTAAGTTAGTCAGTCTGGGGTATTTATTGGGTGCAAGGCTAGACTGAGTGCTGTGGAGAGACAAGACAGAAATAGAAGATGGAGCGCCCTGGCCCCCGTTGCTCTTAAGAAACCTTAGAAAACTAAGATGGATATATTTTTGCTGCCCTCGGTTTTTGAGAATTAGTGCCAGTTCTTGAGGAGAGAGGTAATTTAGTGACATATGAAGCATGTCACCATGGATATTTAAGTTAATTTAGCTTGTGCATTCAGAATTTTCCAACATgagtcattttttaaacattataaataatGGTTAGTCTTTGATGGTGAATTTATTTGCCACCATTCTTAGAAAAATGTAGAAAGTGTGATATTTCACAACCCAATTTTTTCtgcagtactttttttttcagaagatgTTATAttgattcttttgtttttcagtttctttacaaTATCACATAATGGAAATTTGTTCATATATGGTGATAAAActattggaattttttaaaaataatggaaggGGCTTCTATCTGTACATTTAGTATTTACAAAATAGTAATTGGTGAAGTATCGAGGGAGAATAAAAGTAGGGGGTGGGGCTTAGCAGTCATGCAGACCTGAGTCAGAGCCCAGTCACACCGCCTTCTTAACTAGGGGACCTTGAACTGTGCTTCTTCAACCCTATAAACCTCGGTTTCTTATAGGTGAAATGGGGTAAAAATATCTACCTCCCATAAGATGCTGGTGAGGATTTAGCATTTGCCTCAGTCATAACAGATCCTCAGTAACACTAActctctttctcccctttgaTCGAGTGatggatttgcaaatattttccttctaTTATCCAAACCTCCTAATAAAGAAGTATCTAATAAAGTGTATTACCctgaaatgtaataaataaataagttagatAAATATACTTTAGGTGTTCAAGATTAAATGGTGTTAGGCGTTTGATTATTTTGCCGACCTTGTTACTCTAACTGAAAGCAATTAGGAACAGgaggaaatgaaaaatgtgtttaaaaaataagccaTATTAGCTGTTCTTTATTCCAAGGGCTGAGCGATTATTGCAGTACTCTTGCCAGAGTAGCATAATTCTACAAGAGGCGCGtttcctaataataataataataataataataataataataataataataataataataataataataatggctactTATTATACTGTATTACTTAGCCAGGCACAGGGCTGAGTGCTTTCATGCATCGTTTCATTTAGTCCCACCCCCACAACTTTATGAGGTGGGTACTCTTGCCAtttatcattttatagatggggaaattaATAGAATGCTTAGGTAATTTTCCTTCTATGCGTCAAGTTCTAGTTGGCAGTGCTGGAATACAAGCCTAAGTCTGTTCATTCCAAACCTCTGAGCTTAAACCACCAAATGGTATATGACTTTCCATCTTCAGTGTGTTACGTTTTATGAGAACTTGAGCTAATGCAGTTTCATCTCCTGCTGCTGCTCTTAACATTTCTCAATATCTGCACAAGTAAAGCCCAAATAGCTAAATGTTGTTAGAGGAGAAAAAACACTGGCCTTGGGATTAGATCTGTGGCTTCTAGCCCATCCTCTGCTCCTTGCTAGCTGTCCATCCTTGGGCCGGTGATCTTCCCTCCAAAAAGCTACATTTCCTCGCCTATAAACTGGTAATTATGTTTCCTTCTCCACTTACTTGGGGAAGGGATGAGTAGTTACACAGACTGCCAATGTCCTCCAGCCAGAATCATCAGGAACCTACATCTGTGTTGAACAAGTTGAGCATAGTATTCATCACAGTGAGAGATGACTCCATAGGGGCTCTAGGGCATTTTGATAAGAGAGTGTAAGAAAGGATGTATTATTACAAGACATGGGCTTTGGTTGGGTGATGTGCGGTGGCAGTGGGAAGGAGGGGGCCTACAGGAGCCAGAGTTGACTCTGGATGATCAGGAACAATTCTGTGATTGGAGATATCAATGAATCTTATATGATATGGAGGGCAAGCTGGAGTGAGACTGAAGCTGCGAGCAGTAAAGAAGTCATTTCTATTGGGCAGGGGAGGTGCTTGGTATTTTGTGGCTTGCACAATGACCTTGTTTTGTCTGCACTTAGACAAAGTTATAAAGTGGTCTTGGATTATCTCACTTCATCACAGGCATTAGACAAACAGAAAACTCAAAGGAAAAGTCAAAGCAAGTGCTACAGTTCCTGGTTGATGCTAAAATCAGGAAGGTCCTCTTTTCAACTTCTTTTCTAACTAGAAAATTATGTCGGCATCTCATACAAATCAGAGGTGACTAGGAAGAGTCTCTTCTCTCAAAAAATGAGACCATTCCTGCCCTGGAGGCCTGGAGCAGCAGGCTTACCCTGTCTTGTTTCATTGTGTCTTTCTCTAGGTCGGACTCATCTCCGGCACAGTCTTCGTGGTTCTCGGATTGGCTGTTCTGGCTGTGGGCTTTCTGGTGCCCCCCAAAATCGAAGCCTTTGGCGAAGCCAATTTCGTGGTGGTCGACACGCATGCCATCCAGTTTAACGGCGCCCTTGACATGTGCAAGCTAGCGGGAGCTGTCCTCTTCTGCATTGGGGGCACATCCATGGCAGGGTGCCTGCTGATGTCAGTGTTTGCCAAGAGCTACTCCAAAGAAGAGAAATTCCTTCAGCAGAAGTTTAAAGAGCGAATTGCAGACCTCAAGGTCCACCCCCAGCCCATCACAAGAGCTCCGGGCCCAGGGGAAACCAAGATCCCGGTCACTTTGTCCCGCGTTCAAAACGTCCAGCCTGTATCGGCAACCTGAAATGTTTTCCACCCCAATCCTCCCCATCTCTCATGTACTCCCAATAATGTTACAAGGGAGCAGGCCAGTTTTGGAGATGACAAGGATTTGGCATGGACGTGCCCCAGGGCTGTGCTGGGCTGTGGGCAGCAGTATGTGAGTTCATACTCATTTCCTTCAGTGGCCCCGGGGACGATGGATGCCACGTGCCAGCCTGTGCACATGCACCCACCTGCTTAAAGGGGTGCTTCTGTGTGCACACCAGGAGCCCTCTGGAACTCCCCTCCCATCTGTTGTGACTTTGTATCGTTTTTCCGTGTTCTTAGAAAGCACCAAACAGTTTAGACCAGCCGACCACCGGCTAACATGGTCCATTTTACTTTCTAATATTGGTTTTTCTAATCTTTCCTGTGTGGTGCTGCCTTCGAGTCCTTATCTCATTCACTACATGTAAGATAGTGTCATGTGTGTTCACAGCAAAATCAAGTTCTCTAATTTTGACCCAGGCTTTGGTCTTTTAACTATGACTTGAGGTTCTTGAGATCAGACACAAATGTATCAAGAGTTCTCCACAaatcttttttggttttattttctccagtttttcttttcttttcttttcttttcttttcttttctttttttttttttttttttttttttttttttttacttaaaaagcgAAAATTGCCAACTTTAGAGTCTTGGGAAAGAAATCAATATTAGGAGAATCTATTTATGCAGTGTCCAAAAGCCCTGGATGAGAAGTCAAGAAATTTGAGTTCCTGctactaactagctgtgtgaccttggggaaagcACTTCACCTCTCAGGCCTCAGTTCCGCCATCTGTAGAACGGGGTCCTGGTCTGTGATTCTGAGACTCTTTTTTTGCCGAGTGTTACCATGTCTCCACAACCAAGGGCATGTACAGTGTTCCTGTGGCTCTCATCACGGTGGGAATCTTCCAGACCTGGGTCCCGGCATGTCACCAAGTCAGCAGCCTCCATGCCACCTACTTCTCAGTATCCAACCCCAGCAGTTTAGACAAGCtgtcatatttttataaagaCAAAAGTAAGCCATCCTCAAATAAGAAACCCCAGGGTAGATATTAACCTTAAAAAGGGTTTTCTCTCTCAAAGAAGACATTTTATTCTCCAGTAAAATGTTCATCTCATCCCTTGGCACTTTTATGTAATCTGTGGATTTAAAGCAGACTGAGGAAAATGGTACACGTGACCTTGGTATCCTCTCAAAATTTGTGCCACCTTCAAGTcctatcatttttttcccccttccttcactggataaataaaatatgtgaacGAGCAGGACCTGAATTGCACTGTCATCCTTTCAGTGTGGCTGTTTCCTCTCAGACATGTAATTCTCCATGCTGAGCCTGAGCGAGCTCTGCTGGTCCCCTGGTGAAAAACGGAAGCGGAAATGAAGCAGTTAGTGCTCTCTGCACACCGGGTTTGTTTTGCACCGTCCAGCATAAAACACGGGGCAAGTTGGCATCCTTAACAAGGATCGTTGGCCAGGTTTGGAAGAGATTGTTCTAGCTTCCTCAAGTTCTTGCCTTCCAGTGGAAATGCtgttttccttttgtcctttgaaGCCTTATTCAAGCCCCCAAGCACCTGTTCACGGCGACATCGTGAGGCTTTCCATGTTGGCGTCTGTGTTGTGTAGCAGGGAATCTTTGAGGATGAGATGACTTTTCAAAGCCTCCAGAATGAAAAATAATGGCAGTAGGGCTTGGGAATTTTTAGGTGCAGGCGTGAGAGCAGccattcaaaacaaaacacaacacagcACAGGTCTGTTCCTCAGGAAAAGGGCCTCAAAAGAACCAAGGTGGATGAAGTAGGAGCGGGTCTGAAAGAGTGATTCTGCGTGCCCTGTCTTTCCTGGCCTGCCTGAGCTTTGTGGAAAGATGTACTTGTGAGGACCCTCCCATCCTGTGGAGCAGGGCTTGAGGGATACTGAGGAAAGCAGAGGTAAGAGGCTGCATGGTGTTAGGAAATACAGCTCCACCTCTGGAAAGAGTACAAGCCATGTGTAATCAGAGGGTGGCGAGCAGCAGACTAAAAACTTCACAAAGCCACTTTCAGGCCTATTTGGGCAGACATCAGGGGTCTGGCAAACCAGAAGGGTCCTGGAGCCTTGGTCTCAGCCTGTTTGCTGGCACTGAACCAATCCATCCCTTCTGGTACTGAAACTTCTAAGACAAAGTAAAACCATGTACCTCTAGCTAGGGAGAGAGGTGGGACAGAAGGTGCTAGGACTTAAACTGAAGACACTTAGAACTGAATTCTGGCCAAGAGATCATGTAAGCAGAGGCACATGGAGTCAGCAGAAACCCTAAGTGATACAGGACCAGCCCAGGCAGAAgccccccacacccaccctgtGTCAGCACTGGTCTCGCAACCTCCCACTGCTTGGGTACGTCCAGTAACGGACGCCCTCCTTCCTCACAGGCAAGCCACTCCATCTTACGATGGCTCTAGATGGTGAGGAAGCTTCTCCTCTTGTCTTTCCAAAAATCTGCCTTTCTAACCTTTCACACATTGGGCCAAATTCTCTAACAAAAGTTACCTACAAGTCTAACCCTTCTCACAAAGGACCACCTAATcgccaccccccaccaccaccccaggctatgaatttttttcattcaattgTTTTATGTCCTGTCACCTTGATTGTCCTCCTCAGGGACAGACTTCTATAAACTCTTAAATGTTCCCGAGTTATCCATGCCACCTATTAAATAGAGTCCCATTTTGTGTAGGTTATAGATTCCCTAGCTTCATTCATTGTCTTTCTCACTAAGCACATGGTACCTCTAGCCGGGGAGCTGAAGACAAGAGATTGTGTCAACAGTAGTTCCATGTGCTTCCAAGGCATCCCCTGAGCTGGACCAGCTCCTTTCcagtctcattcttttttttttttttctaacgtatttaatatatttattttcataaagggGAGAATGGGTaaaggaacagaggaaaaagCAGGGAAACACTTCTATTATTTTGCACTGTAACCAGTGCATATACACTACTGCCTCAAATTATCTGGAGTAGAATTTGGACATATAAGTGTTCTATATATTTGGCCTGataaagttttattcttttttttgtatgtatgtatgtatttttagattcctcatataagcaatctcatatggtatttttctttctccttctagct
This genomic window from Camelus bactrianus isolate YW-2024 breed Bactrian camel chromosome 20, ASM4877302v1, whole genome shotgun sequence contains:
- the NRSN1 gene encoding neurensin-1, with the protein product MSSCSKVCGSKQAQAATEGGYQRYGVRSYLHQFYEDCTTSIWEYEDDFQIQRSPNRWSSVFWKVGLISGTVFVVLGLAVLAVGFLVPPKIEAFGEANFVVVDTHAIQFNGALDMCKLAGAVLFCIGGTSMAGCLLMSVFAKSYSKEEKFLQQKFKERIADLKVHPQPITRAPGPGETKIPVTLSRVQNVQPVSAT